The following proteins come from a genomic window of Malus sylvestris chromosome 4, drMalSylv7.2, whole genome shotgun sequence:
- the LOC126618448 gene encoding protein LUTEIN DEFICIENT 5, chloroplastic-like isoform X1, translated as MGGYLTTNPAKRYSIANFLLRLKTATFGLWIIIFFFFLLPSSLPQPPIPTAEGTPPMATAATIPLLQFVPAKTFQAKLHSNRLRPIKQRGRFGLSTITCSSSNGREPDSVDIGVKSVERLLEEKRRAELSAGIASGEFTVEKSGFPSQLKSGLSKVGVPTGILDFLFSWADAPEDYPKIPEAKGAISAIRSEAFFIPLFELYLTYGGIYRLKFGPKSFLIVSDPAIAKHILRENSKAYSKGILAEILEFVMGTGLIPADGEIWRRRRRAIVPALHQKYVTAMINLFGEATDRLCQKLDAAASDGEDVEMESLFSRLTLDIIGKALFNYDFDSLTNDTGIVEAVYTVLRESEDRSVSPIPVWEIPIWKDISPRQRKVSTALKLINTALDDLIAICKRMVDEEELQFHEEYMNEQDPSILHFLLASGDDVSSKQLRDDLMTMLIAGHETSAAVLTWTFYLLSKEPRVMAKLQEEVDSVLGDRFPTIEDMKKLKYATRVINESLRLYPQPPVLIRRSLEDDKLGDFPIKRNEDIFICIWNLHRSPKQWDDADKFYPERWPLDGPNPNETNQNFRYLPFGGGPRKCVGDMFATFETVVALSMLVRRFNFQMALGAPEVKMTTGATIHTTEGLKMTVTRRIKPPIVPTLEMPSFEVDTPVGVPKGDSVVGQKGEVSSAHP; from the exons ATGGGCGGGTATCTAACTACGAACCCAGCCAAAAGATACTCTATTGCCAACTTCTTGTTGCGCTTGAAGACGGCCACGTTTGGCCTCTGGattatcatcttcttcttcttcctcctcccttcctctcttcctcaaCCGCCAATCCCGACGGCTGAAGGGACACCGCCAATGGCCACTGCCGCCACTATTCCTCTGCTGCAGTTCGTCCCCGCCAAAACCTTCCAGGCCAAGCTCCACTCCAACAGGCTCCGACCCATCAAACAGAGAG GAAGGTTTGGGTTGTCTACGATTACATGCTCCTCTTCTAATGGCAGAGAGCCTGATTCTGTCGACATCGGTGTGAAGAGCGTGGAGCGGTTGCTGGAAGAGAAGCGGCGCGCCGAGCTTTCTGCTGGGATTGCCTCAGGAGAATTCACTGTGGAGAAATCTGG TTTTCCATCTCAATTGAAGAGCGGTTTGTCAAAGGTTGGTGTTCCTACGGGGATACTAGATTTCTTGTTCAGCTGGGCTGATGCACCTGAAGACTATCCAAAAATTCCAGAGGCAAAAGGAGCGATCAGTGCCATTCGAAGTGAGGCCTTTTTCATCCCACTATTTGAGCTTTACCTCACATATGGTGGAATTTACAGGCTGAAATTTGGACCAAAG TCCTTTTTGATAGTTTCTGATCCGGCGATTGCCAAACATATATTAAGGGAgaattcaaaggcttattcaAAG GGAATCCTGGCTGAAATTCTAGAATTTGTCATGGGGACTGGTCTCATTCCAGCAGACGGTGAAATATGGCGCAGACGGCGACGTGCTATAGTTCCTGCATTGCATCAGAAG TATGTAACAGCTATGATTAATCTCTTCGGAGAAGCTACAGACAGGCTTTGCCAAAAGCTAGATGCTGCTGCATCTGATGGGGAAGATGTAGAGATGGAGTCACTTTTCTCCCGTTTGACACTGGATATCATTGGCAAGGCACTTTTTAATTATGATTTTGATTCATTAACAAATGACACTGGGATCGTTGAG GCTGTGTACACTGTCCTGAGAGAATCAGAAGATCGTAGTGTTTCACCAATACCAGTATGGGAGATCCCAATATGGAAAGACATTTCACCACGACAAAGAAAAGTCTCAACAGCCctcaaattaattaatactGCACTGGATGATTTGATAGCAATTTGCAAG AGAATGGTAGACGAAGAAGAGCTACAGTTTCATGAGGAGTACATGAATGAACAAGATCCTAGTATTCTCCATTTCCTTTTGGCATCTGGCGATGAT GTTTCTAGCAAGCAACTCCGTGATGACTTGATGACAATGCTAATAGCTGGACATGAAACATCAGCTGCAGTCTTAACATGGACGTTTTATCTTCTTTCCAAG GAACCTAGGGTCATGGCCAAGCTCCAAGAGGAG GTTGATTCCGTTCTAGGCGACAGATTTCCAACCATTGAAGACATGAAGAAACTCAAGTATGCAACTCGAGTGATTAACGAA TCCTTGAGGCTTTACCCACAACCACCCGTGCTAATTCGTCGTTCTCTTGAGGATGACAAGCTTGGAGACTTCCCTATTAAAAG GAATGAGGATATTTTCATTTGTATTTGGAATCTGCATCGCAGTCCAAAACAATGGGATGATGCAGATAAGTTTTACCCTGAAAGATGGCCATTAGATGGACCCAATCCAAATGAGACGAACCAAAATTTTCG TTACTTGCCCTTTGGTGGAGGACCACGGAAATGCGTAGGTGACATGTTTGCCACATTCGAG ACTGTTGTAGCTCTTTCGATGCTTGTTCGAAGATTTAACTTTCAAATGGCACTAGGCGCTCCCGAG GTCAAGATGACAACGGGAGCCACCATTCACACGACGGAAGGGTTGAAGATGACAGTCACTAGGAGGATAAAACCTCCGATCGTTCCCACATTGGAGATGCCTTCATTTGAAGTGGATACGCCCGTCGGTGTCCCAAAAGGGGATTCTGTAGTTGGTCAGAAAGGTGAGGTTTCTTCTGCTCATCCTTGA
- the LOC126620008 gene encoding uncharacterized protein LOC126620008: MSTNQSNSCNNILGVTSKPTTEKGREQIETADQHVMDVTVADPDFKEQVKVAVDEKVHVVENEQVVLNNEQVDDLAEQIEMMKEDEQANEKPIISENQENLIGGGGFDDDEQDSAAMLLQPHDQQPVVEEPQPQEAFEIGVGAGSSPVTPGFYEIPSLSTDSALAGPWSPFSSSAVDYAPAAKDSMKYTVNSEQILMGHILGINQQSSVSLPSGIQQSFHQHFQQMPICVCVFQQNMASEDSRSNRMFFPIDDQVPLRSFETGIASGYTNATNNIPVAQLDNGNGGSPYMRTQAIASLSSQQPMQLHQPATLSGSPEIQFHGLMANQSTAASNGSLPSAGYQNIVIQQGKPSSFTSVNAYDQLAGEFQRPAATIPMNNWQGSMNFPVPNYSNSAPAPPPRAIMNSLYDPKYEAMGLPIDPHLRMFLAQQRRENGGE; the protein is encoded by the exons ATGTCAACCAATCAGAGCAACTCCTGCAACAACATCCTTGGAGTCACTTCAAAACCTACAACCGAAAAAGGG CGGGAGCAAATAGAAACTGCTGACcagcatgtaatggatgtaactGTGGCTGATCCTGATTTTAAGGAACAAGTGAAAGTTGCAGTTGATGAGAAAGTTCACGTTGTGGAAAATGAGCAAGTTGTTCTGAACAATGAACAAGTGGACGATCTAGCTGAGCAAATAGAGATGATGAAAGAAGATGAACAGGCAAATGAGAAACCAATTATTTCTGAGAACCAAGAGAATTTAATTGGCGGTGGTGGATTCGATGATGATGAGCAGGATTCTGCAGCAATGCTGCTTCAGCCTCATGATCAACA GCCGGTGGTGGAAGAGCCCCAACCCCAAGAGGCATTTGAGATAGGTGTTGGCGCTGGCAGCAGTCCGGTTACTCCAGGGTTCTACGAGATCCCTTCACTCTCCACTGATTCTGCATTAGCAGGGCCATGGTCACCTTTCTCTTCATCTGCG GTGGATTATGCACCTGCAGCCAAAGACTCCATGAAGTACACAGTCAACTCTGAGCAAATTCTCATGGGCCATATCCTTGGAATTAATCAGCAGTCAAGTGTTTCTCTGCCAAGCGGCATCCAGCAGTCTTTTCACCAACACTTTCAACAAATgcctatatgtgtgtgtgt TTTTCAACAAAACATGGCATCTGAAGACAGCCGAAGCAATCGTATGTTTTTTCCCATTGATGATCAAGTTCCACTGAGGAGCTTCGAAACTGGCATTGCAAGTGGTTACACAAATGCCACCAACAACATCCCagtg GCACAGTTGGATAATGGAAATGGTGGATCCCCCTACATGAGGACGCAGGCAATTGCTTCCTTGAGTTCCCAGCAACCCATGCAGCTGCATCAGCCTGCAACTCTTTCTgg GTCCCCAGAAATCCAATTTCATGGGCTGATGGCAAATCAGTCTACTGCAGCATCCAATGGCAGCCTTCCATCGGCCGGATACCAGAACATCGTCATTCAA CAAGGGAAGCCTTCGAGCTTTACGAGCGTGAATGCGTACGACCAGCTAGCGGGAGAGTTTCAGAGGCCTGCTGCAACG ATTCCAATGAACAACTGGCAAGGGAGCATGAATTTTCCAGTTCCGAACTATAGCAACAGTGCTCCAGCTCCTCCCCCTAg GGCGATCATGAACTCCCTGTATGATCCGAAGTACGAAGCCATGGGGTTACCCATTGATCCGCATCTGCGAATGTTTCTTGCTCAGCAGAGGCGTGAAAATG GGGGAGAATGA
- the LOC126618449 gene encoding sterol 3-beta-glucosyltransferase UGT80A2-like isoform X2 codes for MGSSADDRRSHSGSSSDMSVYFEAEVPPNPNDEYATASSGKLERDVQTERKSGESSSAVRTSSGSSQLTASARLSQNQALSVTLAKLFDQRTPFRKKRKYIKQLATVKDDGTVQFDVPGDIKPQYLDFGTGAAHSEAASGAEAFGETEAEVRDIPPLQIVMLIVGTRGDVQPFVAIGKRLQEYGHRVRLATHANFKDFVLTAGLEFYPLGGDPKVLAGYMVKNKGFLPSGPSEISIQRQQLREIIFSLLPACKEPDPDSKVPFKAEAIIANPPAYGHSHVAEALKVPLHIFFTMPWTPTNEFPHPLSRVTQPIGYRLSYQIVDALIWLGIRDMINEFRKKMLKLRPITYLSGNYSSQPDVPHGYIWSPHLVPKPKDWGPNIDVVGFCFLDLASNYEPPEPLAKWLEAGDEPVYIGFGSLPLQEPEKMTDIILQALEITGQRGIINRGWGGLGNSVEPSDSVYLVDNCPHDWLFKRCSAVVHHGGAGTTAAGLKAACPTTIIPFFGDQPFWGERVHARGVGPAPIPVEEFSLDKLVDAIRFMLDPKVKECAIEIAKAMDNEDGVRGAVKAFHRHFPCNRSDDGEPDQSLPARKGLLSIRRCFG; via the exons ATGGGGTCCTCCGCCGACGACCGCCGGAGCCATTCCGGCAGCTCCAGCGACATGTCCGTCTATTTCGAAGCCGAAGTCCCTCCCAATCCTAATGACGAATATGCCACCGCTTCCTCAG GGAAGTTGGAGAGGGATGTGCAAACAGAGAGAAAATCCGGAGAATCATCATCCGCCGTCCGTACATCGTCTGGTTCGAGTCAACTCACTGCCAGCGCGAGATTGAGTCAGAACCAGGCGTTGTCTGTGACTCTCGCCAAGCTCTTCGATCAAAGAACTCCTTTTAGAAAAAAG CGGAAATATATAAAGCAGCTGGCAACAGTGAAAGATGACGGAACGGTGCAATTTGACGTTCCCGGAGATATTAAACCACAGTATCTGGATTTCGGAACTGGAGCTGCTCACAGTGAAGCAGCTTCTGGTGCAGAAGCTTTCGGCGAAACGGAAGCTGAAGTTCGAGATATACCTCCGTTGCAAATTGTAATGCTTATTGTCGGCACGCGAGGAGATGTGCAGCCGTTTGTTGCCATTGGAAAACGTTTGCAG GAATATGGCCATAGGGTTAGGCTAGCGACTCATGCAAATTTCAAAGATTTTGTCCTTACTGCTGGGTTGGAGTTCTATCCTTTAGGTGGAGATCCAAAAGTTCTTGCTGGTT ATATGGTCAAGAATAAAGGTTTCTTGCCATCAGGACCTTCGGAAATATCAATTCAGCGACAGCAGTTAAGggaaataattttttctttacTTCCTGCATGCAAGGAACCTGATCCCGATTCCAAAGTTCCATTTAAAGCAGAAGCAATAATTGCCAACCCACCAGCCTATG GGCACTCTCATGTCGCTGAGGCACTAAAAGTACCGCTTCATATATTCTTTACAATGCCATGGAC GCCTACGAATGAATTCCCCCATCCTCTATCCCGTGTCACGCAACCGATTGGATATAGA cTATCATATCAAATAGTCGATGCATTAATTTGGCTAGGAATTCGAGACATGATAAATGAGTTTAGGAAGAAAATGCTGAAGCTGAGACCTATCACATATTTAAGTGGAAACTATAGTTCTCAACCTGACGTGCCCCATGGGTATATATGGAGTCCTCATCTTGTTCCCAAACCTAAAG ATTGGGGACCGAATATTGATGTTgttgggttttgttttcttgacctTGCTTCAAATTATGAACCCCCAGAGCCACTTGCGAAGTGGCTTGAAGCTGGTGACGAGCCTGTCTATATTGGATTTGGTAGCCTG CCTCTTCAAGAACCGGAGAAAATGACCGATATTATTCTTCAAGCTCTGGAAATAACTGGACAGAGAGGCATTATCAACAGAGGCTGGGGTGGCCTTGGTAATT CGGTAGAACCTAGTGATTCTGTGTACTTGGTGGACAATTGCCCCCATGATTGGCTATTCAAACGATGCTCTGCTGTG GTACATCATGGCGGTGCTGGAACAACTGCTGCTGGTCTGAAAGCTGCG TGTCCGACTACAATTATACCATTCTTCGGGGACCAGCCGTTTTGGGGTGAGAGGGTGCATGCCAGAGGTGTCGGTCCTGCACCCATCCCGGTTGAGGAATTCTCGCTTGACAAGTTGGTTGATGCCATACGCTTTATGTTAGATCCAAAG GTTAAAGAGTGCGCCATAGAAATTGCGAAGGCCATGGATAACGAAGACGGGGTCAGGGGAGCGGTGAAGGCCTTTCATAGGCACTTTCCTTGCAATAGATCCGATGATGGCGAACCCGATCAGTCATTGCCAGCTAGAAAAGGGCTATTATCCATCAGGAGATGTTTTGGCTAA
- the LOC126618448 gene encoding protein LUTEIN DEFICIENT 5, chloroplastic-like isoform X2, whose product MGGYLTTNPAKRYSIANFLLRLKTATFGLWIIIFFFFLLPSSLPQPPIPTAEGTPPMATAATIPLLQFVPAKTFQAKLHSNRLRPIKQRGRFGLSTITCSSSNGREPDSVDIGVKSVERLLEEKRRAELSAGIASGEFTVEKSGFPSQLKSGLSKVGVPTGILDFLFSWADAPEDYPKIPEAKGAISAIRSEAFFIPLFELYLTYGGIYRLKFGPKSFLIVSDPAIAKHILRENSKAYSKGILAEILEFVMGTGLIPADGEIWRRRRRAIVPALHQKYVTAMINLFGEATDRLCQKLDAAASDGEDVEMESLFSRLTLDIIGKALFNYDFDSLTNDTGIVEAVYTVLRESEDRSVSPIPVWEIPIWKDISPRQRKVSTALKLINTALDDLIAICKRMVDEEELQFHEEYMNEQDPSILHFLLASGDDVSSKQLRDDLMTMLIAGHETSAAVLTWTFYLLSKEPRVMAKLQEEVDSVLGDRFPTIEDMKKLKYATRVINESLRLYPQPPVLIRRSLEDDKLGDFPIKRNEDIFICIWNLHRSPKQWDDADKFYPERWPLDGPNPNETNQNFRYLPFGGGPRKCVGDMFATFETVVALSMLVRRFNFQMALGAPEVKMTTGATIHTTEGLKMTVTRRIKPPIVPTLEMPSFEVDTPVGVPKGDSVVGQKDNAIN is encoded by the exons ATGGGCGGGTATCTAACTACGAACCCAGCCAAAAGATACTCTATTGCCAACTTCTTGTTGCGCTTGAAGACGGCCACGTTTGGCCTCTGGattatcatcttcttcttcttcctcctcccttcctctcttcctcaaCCGCCAATCCCGACGGCTGAAGGGACACCGCCAATGGCCACTGCCGCCACTATTCCTCTGCTGCAGTTCGTCCCCGCCAAAACCTTCCAGGCCAAGCTCCACTCCAACAGGCTCCGACCCATCAAACAGAGAG GAAGGTTTGGGTTGTCTACGATTACATGCTCCTCTTCTAATGGCAGAGAGCCTGATTCTGTCGACATCGGTGTGAAGAGCGTGGAGCGGTTGCTGGAAGAGAAGCGGCGCGCCGAGCTTTCTGCTGGGATTGCCTCAGGAGAATTCACTGTGGAGAAATCTGG TTTTCCATCTCAATTGAAGAGCGGTTTGTCAAAGGTTGGTGTTCCTACGGGGATACTAGATTTCTTGTTCAGCTGGGCTGATGCACCTGAAGACTATCCAAAAATTCCAGAGGCAAAAGGAGCGATCAGTGCCATTCGAAGTGAGGCCTTTTTCATCCCACTATTTGAGCTTTACCTCACATATGGTGGAATTTACAGGCTGAAATTTGGACCAAAG TCCTTTTTGATAGTTTCTGATCCGGCGATTGCCAAACATATATTAAGGGAgaattcaaaggcttattcaAAG GGAATCCTGGCTGAAATTCTAGAATTTGTCATGGGGACTGGTCTCATTCCAGCAGACGGTGAAATATGGCGCAGACGGCGACGTGCTATAGTTCCTGCATTGCATCAGAAG TATGTAACAGCTATGATTAATCTCTTCGGAGAAGCTACAGACAGGCTTTGCCAAAAGCTAGATGCTGCTGCATCTGATGGGGAAGATGTAGAGATGGAGTCACTTTTCTCCCGTTTGACACTGGATATCATTGGCAAGGCACTTTTTAATTATGATTTTGATTCATTAACAAATGACACTGGGATCGTTGAG GCTGTGTACACTGTCCTGAGAGAATCAGAAGATCGTAGTGTTTCACCAATACCAGTATGGGAGATCCCAATATGGAAAGACATTTCACCACGACAAAGAAAAGTCTCAACAGCCctcaaattaattaatactGCACTGGATGATTTGATAGCAATTTGCAAG AGAATGGTAGACGAAGAAGAGCTACAGTTTCATGAGGAGTACATGAATGAACAAGATCCTAGTATTCTCCATTTCCTTTTGGCATCTGGCGATGAT GTTTCTAGCAAGCAACTCCGTGATGACTTGATGACAATGCTAATAGCTGGACATGAAACATCAGCTGCAGTCTTAACATGGACGTTTTATCTTCTTTCCAAG GAACCTAGGGTCATGGCCAAGCTCCAAGAGGAG GTTGATTCCGTTCTAGGCGACAGATTTCCAACCATTGAAGACATGAAGAAACTCAAGTATGCAACTCGAGTGATTAACGAA TCCTTGAGGCTTTACCCACAACCACCCGTGCTAATTCGTCGTTCTCTTGAGGATGACAAGCTTGGAGACTTCCCTATTAAAAG GAATGAGGATATTTTCATTTGTATTTGGAATCTGCATCGCAGTCCAAAACAATGGGATGATGCAGATAAGTTTTACCCTGAAAGATGGCCATTAGATGGACCCAATCCAAATGAGACGAACCAAAATTTTCG TTACTTGCCCTTTGGTGGAGGACCACGGAAATGCGTAGGTGACATGTTTGCCACATTCGAG ACTGTTGTAGCTCTTTCGATGCTTGTTCGAAGATTTAACTTTCAAATGGCACTAGGCGCTCCCGAG GTCAAGATGACAACGGGAGCCACCATTCACACGACGGAAGGGTTGAAGATGACAGTCACTAGGAGGATAAAACCTCCGATCGTTCCCACATTGGAGATGCCTTCATTTGAAGTGGATACGCCCGTCGGTGTCCCAAAAGGGGATTCTGTAGTTGGTCAGAAAG ATAATGCTATAAATTGA
- the LOC126618449 gene encoding sterol 3-beta-glucosyltransferase UGT80A2-like isoform X1: MGSSADDRRSHSGSSSDMSVYFEAEVPPNPNDEYATASSGSVVAFLVFFFIGIVFFVTLVSNLWKNADFVGKLERDVQTERKSGESSSAVRTSSGSSQLTASARLSQNQALSVTLAKLFDQRTPFRKKRKYIKQLATVKDDGTVQFDVPGDIKPQYLDFGTGAAHSEAASGAEAFGETEAEVRDIPPLQIVMLIVGTRGDVQPFVAIGKRLQEYGHRVRLATHANFKDFVLTAGLEFYPLGGDPKVLAGYMVKNKGFLPSGPSEISIQRQQLREIIFSLLPACKEPDPDSKVPFKAEAIIANPPAYGHSHVAEALKVPLHIFFTMPWTPTNEFPHPLSRVTQPIGYRLSYQIVDALIWLGIRDMINEFRKKMLKLRPITYLSGNYSSQPDVPHGYIWSPHLVPKPKDWGPNIDVVGFCFLDLASNYEPPEPLAKWLEAGDEPVYIGFGSLPLQEPEKMTDIILQALEITGQRGIINRGWGGLGNSVEPSDSVYLVDNCPHDWLFKRCSAVVHHGGAGTTAAGLKAACPTTIIPFFGDQPFWGERVHARGVGPAPIPVEEFSLDKLVDAIRFMLDPKVKECAIEIAKAMDNEDGVRGAVKAFHRHFPCNRSDDGEPDQSLPARKGLLSIRRCFG; encoded by the exons ATGGGGTCCTCCGCCGACGACCGCCGGAGCCATTCCGGCAGCTCCAGCGACATGTCCGTCTATTTCGAAGCCGAAGTCCCTCCCAATCCTAATGACGAATATGCCACCGCTTCCTCAGGTTCCGTCGTCGCCTTCttagtcttcttcttcattggcATTGTCTTTTTCGTAACTTTGGTTTCGAATTTGTGGAAAAATGCGGATTTCGTAGGGAAGTTGGAGAGGGATGTGCAAACAGAGAGAAAATCCGGAGAATCATCATCCGCCGTCCGTACATCGTCTGGTTCGAGTCAACTCACTGCCAGCGCGAGATTGAGTCAGAACCAGGCGTTGTCTGTGACTCTCGCCAAGCTCTTCGATCAAAGAACTCCTTTTAGAAAAAAG CGGAAATATATAAAGCAGCTGGCAACAGTGAAAGATGACGGAACGGTGCAATTTGACGTTCCCGGAGATATTAAACCACAGTATCTGGATTTCGGAACTGGAGCTGCTCACAGTGAAGCAGCTTCTGGTGCAGAAGCTTTCGGCGAAACGGAAGCTGAAGTTCGAGATATACCTCCGTTGCAAATTGTAATGCTTATTGTCGGCACGCGAGGAGATGTGCAGCCGTTTGTTGCCATTGGAAAACGTTTGCAG GAATATGGCCATAGGGTTAGGCTAGCGACTCATGCAAATTTCAAAGATTTTGTCCTTACTGCTGGGTTGGAGTTCTATCCTTTAGGTGGAGATCCAAAAGTTCTTGCTGGTT ATATGGTCAAGAATAAAGGTTTCTTGCCATCAGGACCTTCGGAAATATCAATTCAGCGACAGCAGTTAAGggaaataattttttctttacTTCCTGCATGCAAGGAACCTGATCCCGATTCCAAAGTTCCATTTAAAGCAGAAGCAATAATTGCCAACCCACCAGCCTATG GGCACTCTCATGTCGCTGAGGCACTAAAAGTACCGCTTCATATATTCTTTACAATGCCATGGAC GCCTACGAATGAATTCCCCCATCCTCTATCCCGTGTCACGCAACCGATTGGATATAGA cTATCATATCAAATAGTCGATGCATTAATTTGGCTAGGAATTCGAGACATGATAAATGAGTTTAGGAAGAAAATGCTGAAGCTGAGACCTATCACATATTTAAGTGGAAACTATAGTTCTCAACCTGACGTGCCCCATGGGTATATATGGAGTCCTCATCTTGTTCCCAAACCTAAAG ATTGGGGACCGAATATTGATGTTgttgggttttgttttcttgacctTGCTTCAAATTATGAACCCCCAGAGCCACTTGCGAAGTGGCTTGAAGCTGGTGACGAGCCTGTCTATATTGGATTTGGTAGCCTG CCTCTTCAAGAACCGGAGAAAATGACCGATATTATTCTTCAAGCTCTGGAAATAACTGGACAGAGAGGCATTATCAACAGAGGCTGGGGTGGCCTTGGTAATT CGGTAGAACCTAGTGATTCTGTGTACTTGGTGGACAATTGCCCCCATGATTGGCTATTCAAACGATGCTCTGCTGTG GTACATCATGGCGGTGCTGGAACAACTGCTGCTGGTCTGAAAGCTGCG TGTCCGACTACAATTATACCATTCTTCGGGGACCAGCCGTTTTGGGGTGAGAGGGTGCATGCCAGAGGTGTCGGTCCTGCACCCATCCCGGTTGAGGAATTCTCGCTTGACAAGTTGGTTGATGCCATACGCTTTATGTTAGATCCAAAG GTTAAAGAGTGCGCCATAGAAATTGCGAAGGCCATGGATAACGAAGACGGGGTCAGGGGAGCGGTGAAGGCCTTTCATAGGCACTTTCCTTGCAATAGATCCGATGATGGCGAACCCGATCAGTCATTGCCAGCTAGAAAAGGGCTATTATCCATCAGGAGATGTTTTGGCTAA